The following proteins come from a genomic window of Bartonella apihabitans:
- a CDS encoding tetratricopeptide repeat protein has product MKKLKLSAFFLLGAVVLAGCSTTNSVLDPEDVAQGSHENISSLTAVIKANPRDPDGYNVRGSAYGRAGRSKEAIADFTSAIALDPNFYKAYANRALIYRNTGNMSAAIADYNRALAINPNYDVALIGRGNVYRLSGKLDLAYNDFNSAIQAGTTDGRAWHNRALIEQARGDQQQAIADFGAAMSRQPNAPAPYNGRGLSYAALGDWDNAFDDFNAAIRLDGSNAESWSNQAMVYEHRGDKKKAYASYTKAVSLDPSFKPAREGQSRTRG; this is encoded by the coding sequence CTGTTGTTTTGGCGGGGTGCAGCACGACCAATAGTGTGCTTGATCCTGAAGATGTTGCCCAAGGCTCGCATGAGAATATCTCTTCTCTGACGGCCGTTATTAAAGCCAATCCACGCGACCCTGACGGTTACAATGTACGCGGCTCGGCTTATGGGCGCGCCGGACGCAGCAAGGAAGCAATTGCCGATTTTACTTCCGCTATAGCGCTCGACCCCAATTTCTATAAAGCCTATGCCAATCGTGCTTTGATTTATCGTAATACCGGAAATATGTCGGCTGCTATTGCCGATTACAATCGCGCTTTGGCAATCAACCCGAATTATGATGTTGCTTTGATCGGACGTGGCAATGTCTATCGTTTGAGCGGCAAGCTTGATCTTGCCTATAATGATTTCAACAGTGCCATTCAGGCTGGCACAACCGACGGACGTGCCTGGCATAACCGCGCACTGATCGAACAGGCGCGTGGTGACCAGCAACAGGCCATTGCCGATTTCGGTGCAGCCATGTCGCGCCAACCCAATGCCCCTGCCCCCTATAATGGACGTGGTCTCTCCTACGCAGCGCTTGGCGACTGGGATAATGCTTTTGATGATTTCAACGCTGCCATACGATTGGATGGCAGTAATGCTGAAAGCTGGTCAAATCAGGCAATGGTATATGAACATCGTGGCGACAAGAAAAAAGCTTATGCTTCCTATACAAAAGCCGTCAGTCTTGACCCGAGTTTCAAACCGGCAAGAGAAGGCCAAAGCCGCACACGCGGCTAA
- a CDS encoding glutamate--cysteine ligase, with product MARDIEDETTINGFEDLVNYLAAGSKEPDKWRIGTEHEKFPFFVEGNRPVPYEGKRSIRALLEGMQAMLGWEPILDEGKIIGLLEPTGAGAISLEPGGQFELSGAPLKTIHQTCREVNAHLAQVKEIAAPLGIGFLGLGGSPKWRLDETPQMPKSRYHIMTNYMPKVGKHGLDMMYRTCTIQVNLDFSSETDMRRKMQVSMKLQSIATALFATSPFTEEKPNGFMSWRSEIWRDTDNRRSGVLPFVFNENFGFADYAKWALDVPMYFIVRDGHYHDCTDITFRQFMDGALKGKIDDYRANMGDWVNHLSTLFPEVRLKRFLEMRGADGGPWRRICALPAFWVGLLYDKEALDSAYEMTKDWGYEEVLAMRNLVPVKGLKTPFRNTTILEIARQALEISRKGLANRAKLNVDGDDETRFLDPLFEVAMTGKCDSERLLSKFHSVWGGSVDPVFLEYAY from the coding sequence ATGGCGCGCGATATTGAAGATGAAACAACAATCAACGGTTTTGAAGATCTGGTAAATTATCTTGCTGCGGGCTCGAAAGAACCCGACAAATGGCGAATCGGCACCGAACACGAAAAATTTCCGTTTTTTGTCGAGGGTAACCGCCCTGTTCCTTATGAAGGGAAGAGAAGTATCCGTGCCTTGCTTGAGGGAATGCAAGCGATGCTCGGGTGGGAACCCATATTGGATGAAGGAAAAATTATCGGTTTGCTTGAGCCAACTGGCGCTGGTGCTATTTCACTGGAGCCTGGCGGACAATTCGAACTTTCTGGCGCACCACTCAAAACAATTCATCAGACTTGCCGTGAGGTAAATGCCCATCTTGCACAGGTCAAGGAAATTGCAGCCCCCCTCGGTATCGGTTTTCTAGGCCTTGGTGGCAGCCCCAAATGGCGTCTTGATGAAACCCCGCAAATGCCGAAATCACGTTACCATATTATGACCAACTATATGCCAAAAGTGGGCAAGCACGGTCTTGATATGATGTACCGGACTTGCACAATTCAGGTCAATCTCGACTTTTCATCGGAAACCGATATGCGCCGCAAAATGCAGGTTTCGATGAAGTTGCAGTCCATTGCTACCGCACTTTTTGCGACCTCGCCTTTCACCGAAGAAAAACCCAACGGTTTTATGTCATGGCGTTCCGAAATATGGCGCGACACCGATAACCGGCGTTCGGGTGTTCTTCCCTTTGTATTCAATGAAAATTTCGGCTTTGCCGATTATGCAAAATGGGCGCTCGATGTTCCGATGTATTTCATTGTCCGCGACGGGCATTACCATGATTGCACCGACATAACATTCCGCCAGTTCATGGACGGTGCGCTCAAGGGAAAAATTGACGATTATCGTGCCAATATGGGCGATTGGGTTAATCACCTTTCAACATTATTTCCCGAAGTGAGATTGAAACGTTTTCTGGAAATGCGCGGTGCCGATGGCGGTCCATGGCGGCGTATCTGTGCATTGCCGGCTTTCTGGGTCGGCCTCCTCTATGATAAGGAAGCACTTGATAGCGCCTATGAGATGACAAAAGATTGGGGCTATGAAGAAGTTCTTGCTATGCGCAATCTTGTTCCGGTCAAAGGATTGAAGACGCCCTTCCGGAATACGACCATTCTTGAAATTGCCCGTCAGGCTCTGGAAATTTCGCGCAAAGGCCTTGCGAACCGCGCGAAACTCAATGTCGATGGCGATGATGAAACGCGTTTTCTGGATCCGCTTTTCGAAGTTGCAATGACAGGCAAATGTGATTCGGAACGGCTATTATCGAAATTCCATTCGGTTTGGGGTGGTTCTGTTGATCCGGTTTTTTTGGAATACGCCTATTAG
- a CDS encoding FUSC family protein, which translates to MTVSVKQPTGWDVVFSLKTFAAAALALYIAFLCDLPNPYWTMTAVYIVANPLSGALTSKAFYRLLGTVIGGMATVIMLPQLIPSPELTTLGLALWLGGCLFVSVLDRSPRAYVSMLAGYSVGIIGFMVVDAPETVFDYSASRVEEISVGIISAALVGRLIFPRHAGPVLADRIDKWLKNSADLAIIYIKGQGKSEDALHRRQKLAIDAVDLRAFTTHVTYDSSTLPSTVNAMRVLQSRMVSLLPMVASCNDLINRRNKLIADEFGGKSNNTKLDELIDETSAWLQTHEPMKPEGIARVKALKQAILDDIGHSKVWLDLVSRNLTLRLVDIMEIYSDCLHLRNDIVNGTQHKLRWHRFDFLGEARSIHYDFGIAFLSAFSAILAIFIIVTLWRMTEWTQGATAAMMTGIFSSLFATKDDPVPAIRGMLKQILLVLVIAFVLQFGILPLVDGYLPLMLSLALVLIPAGVMMAIPSKFAMGMTMAVNLPNLLLLQSRLSGDFYNFININTAMILGIIVAAATASIVRSVGAEWSAFRLIRASWIDIIEVAERPTNTKAYNELLHRMLYRYGLIAPRYALIPIHSVVRQTDILKDVRVGLDTIELQHLKESQGPTNRQNLANVLEELAFYYRVRVNSTDVPDGKELLEAIDTTLDWTLALPDSEDHQKISFALTGLRQNLFGDAEPYKAVLPPIFKGHDS; encoded by the coding sequence ATGACTGTTAGCGTTAAACAACCGACTGGCTGGGATGTCGTCTTCTCGTTAAAAACTTTCGCAGCAGCGGCACTGGCTCTTTATATCGCTTTTTTATGCGACCTGCCTAATCCTTATTGGACGATGACAGCCGTCTATATTGTTGCCAACCCGCTATCGGGGGCTTTGACATCTAAAGCATTTTATCGACTTCTTGGGACGGTAATCGGCGGCATGGCAACAGTCATTATGTTACCGCAGCTTATTCCTTCGCCGGAACTCACAACTTTGGGGCTTGCCCTCTGGCTTGGCGGTTGTTTGTTTGTCAGTGTATTGGATCGCAGCCCGCGCGCTTATGTTTCCATGCTTGCCGGCTATAGCGTCGGCATTATCGGATTTATGGTTGTCGACGCTCCGGAAACCGTTTTTGATTATTCGGCAAGTCGTGTTGAAGAAATCAGCGTCGGCATTATTTCTGCCGCGCTTGTCGGGCGCCTTATTTTCCCCCGCCATGCAGGGCCGGTTCTTGCCGATCGTATTGATAAATGGCTGAAAAACAGTGCCGATCTTGCAATTATTTACATTAAAGGACAGGGCAAAAGCGAAGACGCATTGCACAGACGGCAAAAGCTCGCAATTGATGCCGTCGATTTGCGCGCCTTTACCACACATGTCACTTATGACTCCTCGACATTGCCATCCACTGTTAATGCCATGCGTGTTTTACAAAGCCGCATGGTTTCACTATTGCCAATGGTTGCAAGCTGTAACGACCTAATCAACCGGCGCAACAAATTGATTGCAGATGAATTTGGCGGCAAGAGCAACAACACCAAACTAGACGAACTTATTGACGAAACATCTGCATGGTTACAAACCCATGAACCGATGAAGCCGGAAGGCATTGCCCGCGTCAAAGCTTTGAAACAAGCCATATTGGATGACATTGGCCATTCGAAAGTATGGCTTGATCTTGTTTCGCGCAATCTGACATTGCGTCTTGTCGATATTATGGAAATCTATTCCGACTGTCTGCATTTGCGCAACGACATCGTTAACGGTACCCAACACAAATTGCGTTGGCACCGTTTTGATTTTTTAGGGGAAGCAAGGTCAATTCACTACGATTTCGGCATTGCGTTTCTTTCCGCTTTTTCGGCAATTCTTGCCATTTTTATTATTGTCACTTTGTGGCGTATGACAGAATGGACACAAGGCGCTACCGCTGCCATGATGACCGGTATTTTTAGTAGCCTTTTTGCAACGAAAGACGACCCCGTTCCGGCAATTCGCGGAATGCTCAAGCAAATTCTTCTTGTTCTTGTCATCGCCTTTGTCCTGCAATTCGGTATTTTACCGCTTGTCGACGGCTATTTGCCGCTCATGCTCAGTCTGGCACTTGTGCTGATACCTGCCGGTGTCATGATGGCTATTCCGTCAAAATTTGCCATGGGCATGACAATGGCGGTGAACCTGCCCAATCTGTTATTGCTGCAATCCCGCTTGAGCGGCGATTTTTATAATTTCATCAATATCAACACGGCAATGATTCTGGGAATTATTGTCGCTGCTGCAACAGCTTCCATTGTGCGTTCTGTTGGTGCCGAATGGAGTGCTTTTCGTCTTATCCGTGCAAGCTGGATTGACATTATTGAAGTTGCCGAACGTCCGACAAATACCAAAGCCTATAACGAACTTTTACACCGTATGCTTTATCGCTATGGCTTGATTGCTCCCCGTTATGCCTTGATACCAATTCATTCAGTTGTTCGTCAGACCGACATTCTCAAAGATGTCCGTGTCGGACTTGATACAATTGAACTCCAACATTTAAAAGAATCGCAAGGACCGACCAATCGTCAAAATCTTGCCAATGTTCTGGAGGAACTGGCATTCTATTACCGGGTAAGAGTAAACAGCACCGATGTGCCCGACGGCAAAGAATTGCTGGAAGCAATTGACACAACACTCGATTGGACACTGGCACTTCCTGATTCGGAAGACCATCAGAAGATCTCGTTTGCATTAACCGGTTTGCGGCAAAATTTGTTTGGTGATGCCGAACCTTACAAAGCAGTCTTGCCTCCAATCTTCAAAGGACATGACTCATGA
- a CDS encoding DUF1656 domain-containing protein, producing MNPEVDIYGVYIPTIGILALVSYFLNVALQRFILRKGLQRFIWHHALFAAASYFIILSILSFIVTRI from the coding sequence ATGAACCCCGAGGTCGATATTTATGGTGTCTATATTCCGACAATCGGAATTCTGGCACTCGTCAGCTACTTTTTGAATGTTGCCCTCCAACGTTTCATCTTACGAAAAGGGCTGCAACGCTTCATCTGGCACCACGCGCTTTTTGCGGCGGCAAGCTATTTCATCATTTTGAGTATTCTTTCTTTCATTGTAACGCGGATCTAA